One region of Streptococcus parasanguinis genomic DNA includes:
- a CDS encoding HD domain-containing protein, translating into MNEKVFRDPVHDYVHVDHPIIYQLINSKEFQRLRRIKQLGTSGFTFHGGEHSRFSHCLGAYEISRRILSIFEEKYAEQWNSDENLLTMTAALLHDIGHGAYSHTFEGLFGTDHEKMTQLIITSPETEVNQILLQVAPDFPNRVASVIDHTYPNKQVVQLISSQIDVDRMDYLLRDAYFTGASYGKFDLTRILRVIRPIENGIAFQQNGMHAVEDYVVSRYQMYMQVYFHPATRAMEVLLQNLLKRARTIYPDQKEYFQLTSPRLIPFFEEEVTIQDYLNLDDGVMNTYFQVWMDSPDTILSDLAQRYINRKVFKSILFTEDKRKDLVILEKLIKEVGFNPTYYTAIHQNFDLPYDIYRPELEKPRTQIEMIRKDGSLAELSQLSPLVAALAGTRYGDNRFYFPKEMLEVNGLFSKQVEEFTSYITNDYFTGETDVH; encoded by the coding sequence ATGAATGAAAAAGTCTTTCGCGATCCCGTTCATGATTACGTTCATGTGGATCATCCCATCATTTATCAATTAATTAATAGTAAAGAATTTCAACGACTACGCCGCATCAAACAACTGGGGACATCTGGTTTTACCTTCCACGGTGGGGAACATAGTCGTTTTTCTCACTGTCTTGGCGCCTATGAAATTTCAAGACGGATTCTGTCCATTTTTGAGGAAAAGTATGCAGAGCAATGGAATTCTGATGAAAACTTACTGACCATGACAGCCGCCCTTCTTCATGACATTGGACATGGTGCTTATTCTCATACCTTCGAAGGACTGTTTGGGACCGATCATGAAAAAATGACCCAGCTGATCATCACCAGTCCAGAGACAGAGGTCAATCAGATCCTCTTACAGGTAGCTCCTGATTTCCCAAATCGTGTAGCCAGCGTCATTGATCATACCTACCCCAATAAACAAGTGGTGCAATTGATTTCTAGTCAAATTGATGTGGACCGGATGGATTATTTACTGCGGGATGCCTACTTTACGGGTGCTTCCTATGGAAAATTTGACTTGACCCGTATTTTGCGCGTCATTCGACCGATTGAAAATGGCATTGCCTTCCAACAAAATGGCATGCACGCTGTCGAGGATTACGTGGTCAGCCGTTACCAAATGTATATGCAGGTCTACTTCCACCCGGCTACTCGTGCCATGGAAGTCCTCCTTCAAAATCTACTCAAACGCGCTAGAACCATTTATCCAGATCAGAAAGAGTATTTTCAACTGACTTCACCTCGCTTGATTCCATTTTTTGAAGAAGAGGTCACCATTCAAGACTACCTAAACCTAGATGACGGTGTGATGAATACCTATTTCCAAGTCTGGATGGATAGTCCGGATACCATCTTGTCTGATCTTGCTCAGCGCTATATTAATCGGAAAGTCTTTAAATCGATTCTATTTACAGAAGATAAGCGAAAAGACTTAGTAATCCTTGAAAAACTGATTAAAGAGGTTGGGTTTAATCCAACCTACTACACAGCTATTCATCAAAATTTTGACCTGCCCTACGATATTTATCGACCAGAGCTTGAAAAACCGCGGACCCAGATCGAGATGATCCGAAAAGATGGGAGTCTCGCTGAATTGTCTCAGTTGTCTCCACTCGTCGCTGCTTTAGCAGGAACTCGCTATGGGGACAACCGCTTCTATTTCCCAAAAGAAATGCTGGAGGTTAATGGACTTTTCAGTAAGCAAGTAGAGGAATTCACTTCCTATATCACCAATGATTATTTTACAGGTGAGACGGATGTCCATTAA
- a CDS encoding aminoacyltransferase: protein MYHYQLGISASEHDDFVIQSDQTNLLQSSSWAKIKDNWGNERVGFYQEDQLVAVASILIQPLPLGFSMLYIPRGPIMDYQNKELVSFVIQSLKKIAKQYKALFVKFDPSLFLSKHLIGQEQTEAPAVQAVIDTLTKEGVEWTGRTSDMAENIQPRFQANIHKEFFIEQDLSKSTRQAIRTARNKGIQVQFGGTELLEDFASLMKKTEARKSIHLRGKDYYEKLLTTYQGQSYITLSTLDLEKRKSSLIKDLEKNKAEAEKFTEKTKPGKVDNNQKEKERIEEELQFLEQHLQAGKQVVPLSGTLTLEFGGTSENVYAGMDEEFRRYQPAILTWYETAQHAFDRDASWQNMGGIENSLDGGLYHFKSKFNPVIEEFVGEFNLPTSLLYPLVNKVYKIRKKLRSK from the coding sequence ATGTACCATTACCAGCTAGGAATTTCTGCTAGTGAGCATGATGACTTTGTTATTCAGAGTGACCAAACCAATCTCTTACAAAGCAGCTCATGGGCAAAAATCAAAGATAATTGGGGAAATGAACGGGTTGGTTTTTATCAAGAAGACCAATTAGTCGCTGTTGCAAGCATCTTGATTCAACCCCTACCACTTGGCTTTTCCATGCTCTACATTCCTCGAGGCCCGATCATGGATTACCAAAACAAAGAGCTGGTTTCATTTGTGATCCAGTCCCTTAAAAAAATTGCCAAACAATACAAGGCTTTGTTTGTGAAATTTGATCCAAGTCTTTTCTTGAGTAAACACTTGATTGGACAAGAACAGACGGAAGCTCCTGCCGTGCAAGCGGTGATCGACACCTTAACTAAAGAAGGGGTTGAATGGACTGGCCGAACCAGTGATATGGCAGAAAATATCCAACCACGCTTTCAAGCGAATATCCACAAAGAGTTTTTCATCGAGCAAGATCTTTCAAAATCTACTCGACAAGCCATCCGAACTGCTCGAAACAAAGGGATCCAAGTCCAATTTGGCGGAACCGAATTGTTAGAGGACTTTGCTTCTCTCATGAAAAAGACTGAAGCTCGTAAAAGCATTCATTTGCGTGGAAAAGACTACTACGAAAAACTACTCACAACCTACCAAGGACAATCCTACATTACTTTGTCTACTCTAGATCTCGAAAAACGGAAAAGCTCCCTTATAAAAGATCTTGAAAAAAACAAGGCTGAGGCTGAAAAATTCACAGAAAAAACAAAGCCTGGCAAGGTTGACAATAATCAAAAAGAAAAAGAGCGGATAGAGGAAGAACTGCAATTTCTTGAACAGCATCTCCAAGCAGGTAAACAGGTCGTTCCTTTATCTGGGACCTTAACCCTTGAATTCGGTGGAACGTCTGAAAATGTTTATGCAGGGATGGATGAAGAATTCCGCCGTTACCAACCTGCTATCCTCACCTGGTATGAAACTGCCCAACACGCTTTTGATCGTGATGCTTCTTGGCAAAATATGGGGGGCATTGAAAATTCACTCGATGGTGGTCTCTATCATTTCAAATCTAAATTTAATCCTGTCATTGAAGAATTTGTTGGGGAATTTAACCTCCCAACCAGTCTACTCTATCCACTTGTAAACAAAGTCTACAAGATCCGGAAAAAATTAAGGAGTAAATAA
- a CDS encoding YwiB family protein: protein MQIRIQNTIRFGEEMEIVDQYYQGEWKEKAGFQYLLYTNEEDEKVALKFSNDELVMTRFSSPKSIMRFYKNEDGGAIIPTPMGIQQFLITTDLFQLEAGHLQISYRLLTLDGEQEFANYQLLVEWEE, encoded by the coding sequence ATGCAGATTCGCATTCAAAATACCATTCGATTTGGAGAAGAAATGGAAATCGTTGATCAGTACTATCAAGGTGAATGGAAGGAAAAAGCAGGTTTTCAATATCTCTTGTATACCAATGAAGAAGATGAAAAGGTTGCTTTGAAATTTTCCAATGATGAATTGGTCATGACACGATTCTCAAGTCCTAAATCCATCATGCGTTTCTACAAAAATGAAGATGGTGGGGCAATCATCCCAACTCCGATGGGCATTCAGCAGTTTTTGATTACAACAGACCTCTTTCAATTAGAAGCAGGTCATTTGCAAATTTCTTATCGCTTGTTAACACTCGATGGAGAACAGGAATTTGCCAATTATCAATTACTGGTGGAATGGGAAGAATAG
- the yidA gene encoding sugar-phosphatase — protein MSIKLVAIDIDGTLLNSKKEITPSVFEAIQDAKAAGVKIVITTGRPIAGVSKLLKELHLMDPGDYVITFNGGLVQETATGKELIKDLLHYEDYLDIEALANKLQIHSHAITKDGIYTSNRDIGRYTIHESQLVNMPLYYRTPEEVREKEFVKAMYIDEPDILDAAIAKIPKEFKDRFTMVKSAPFYLEILRKTTNKGSAVLHLAERLGIQQEETMAIGDEENDRSMLEVVGHAVVMENGNPALKKIATTITKSNDESGVAYAIRKWVL, from the coding sequence ATGTCCATTAAATTAGTTGCGATCGATATCGACGGTACACTTCTTAATTCAAAGAAAGAAATCACACCTTCCGTATTTGAAGCCATTCAAGATGCTAAAGCCGCAGGTGTTAAAATCGTTATCACAACAGGTCGTCCTATCGCAGGGGTCTCAAAACTTTTAAAAGAACTCCATTTGATGGATCCTGGAGACTATGTCATTACCTTTAATGGCGGTCTGGTTCAAGAAACCGCTACTGGAAAAGAACTCATCAAAGACCTTTTACATTATGAGGACTATCTCGATATCGAGGCTCTTGCTAACAAACTCCAAATCCACTCTCATGCTATTACTAAAGACGGCATCTATACCAGCAATCGCGATATCGGACGCTACACCATTCATGAATCTCAACTGGTCAATATGCCCCTTTATTACCGGACGCCTGAAGAAGTTCGTGAGAAAGAATTTGTCAAGGCCATGTATATCGATGAACCAGATATTCTAGATGCTGCGATTGCAAAAATCCCTAAAGAATTTAAGGATCGCTTCACGATGGTCAAATCAGCTCCTTTTTATTTAGAAATTCTAAGGAAAACAACCAATAAGGGATCAGCTGTTCTTCATCTAGCTGAACGACTTGGAATCCAGCAAGAAGAAACCATGGCCATCGGAGATGAGGAAAATGACCGTTCCATGCTAGAAGTCGTGGGACATGCCGTCGTTATGGAGAATGGCAATCCAGCTCTTAAAAAAATTGCTACAACTATCACCAAATCAAATGATGAATCTGGCGTTGCATACGCCATTAGAAAGTGGGTATTATAA